The genomic interval TCGGACGGTCCGGTGGACACGTGGCCGCCCTGGGTGAGCGGCTTGGTCTTGAGGTCGGCCGCCGTCAGGGGGGTACGGACGTCGGCCTTGGCGTCCCCGAGCGCTTCCGTGAGGTCGGCCGGGGCCGTGTCGACCGTCACGGATCCGCCCGCGCCGGGGTGGGTCGCGGTGACCTTGACCAGGGCGCCGTGGGGGGTGACGGCGGTGACGGGGCTCGCGATCACGTCGCCCACCCGGAGCTGTGCGGGGGTGCCCGCGCCGCTCCCGGCGCCGTCGGACGCCCGCGCGCCGGTCAGGACCGCGTGCCCGCCGGTGGCGTCGTAGCCCGTGAGCCGGGCGCCGCCCACCGGGACCTGGGTGACCTTGCCGTCCGCGCCCGGTCTGACGACGGAGACGGCCTCCTTGTCGGCCGGGCCGTCGCCCGCGCCGACCACCGGCGGGGCCTGGTGCCCGGAGCCGCCCGGGTCGGCGGCCGCGGGGAAGGCGGCGAGCGGCGCCGCCACGCCCGCGAGGAGCAGGGGTATGAGCAGCGAGCGGGGTGCGAACTTCATGCATCACTTCCTTCGGGACCGGGCCGCAACGAGTCCCACCCCCGGACGGAGTTCCGTCCCTCGGCCACCGGGTCACTGAACCCCGGATCCGGCACGGGGATCAAGGAGAATTCGCCTATGGGGGAGTAGCGAGGGGCTATGACGCCCGGGAGGGCGCGGGCCGTCGGCGGGCGTGGCCGGTGCCCGGCCTCGCCCGGAGCGCGATGTCAGACCCCCTTGGCAGACTGGCCGAAAGATCCACCGCAAGGCACCGAGAGGCCCGGATGCTCACCACCCTCGCCGTCGAGAACTACCGATCCCTGCGCCGCCTGATCGTCCCCCTGGACCGGCTCAACGTCGTCACGGGCGCCAACGGCACCGGCAAGTCCAGCCTCTACCGGGCGCTGCGGCTGCTCGCCGACTCGGCCCAGGGCGGCGCGGTGGCGGCGCTGGCCCGCGAGGGCGGGCTGCCCTCGACGCTGTGGGCCGGTGAGCGGCGCGGTCCGGGCCGTGCCGAGCCCGTCGGCCTCCGCCTCGGCTTCGCCGGCGACGAGTTCGGCTACGCGGTCGACTTCGGGCATCCGGTCCCGACCGCCGGCGGCGCGGGGGCGCCGTCCATGTTCAACCTCGACCCGGAGATCAAGCGGGAGTGCACCTGGGCCGGGCCCGTGCTCCGCCCCGCCGCCCTGCTCTCGGACCGCTCCGGCCCCGCCGTGCGCACCCGCACCGCGGACGGCACCTGGCACAGCACGGTGAACGGCGTCCGCCCCTACGACAGCATGCTCGGCGCGCTCGCCGACCCGCGGCTCGCCCCCGACCTGCTGCGGCTGCGCGAGCACCTGCGGTCCTGGCGGTTCTACGACCACGTCCGCACCGACGCGCGGGCGCCCGCGCGCGGCGCCCGGATCGGCACCCGCACCCCCGTGCTCGGCCACGACGGCGCGGACCTCGCGGCCGCGCTCCAGACCATCCGCGAGATCGGCGACCACACCGCCCTGGACGCCGCCGTGGACGCGGCGTTCCCCGGCAGCAGGGTGGAGATCGTCAGCGAGAGCGGCCGGTTCGAGCTGCGGCTGCGCCAGCCGGGCCTGCTGCGCCCGCTCGGCGCGGCCGAGCTCTCCGACGGCACCCTGCGCTATCTGCTGTGGACGGCGGCGCTGCTCACCCCGCGCCCGCCCGCGCTGCTCGTCCTCAACGAGCCGGAGGCCAGCCTCCACCCGGACCTGCTGGCCCCGCTGGCCGAGCTCGTCCTCACCGCGAACCGGGACACCCAGATCGTCGTGGTCACGCACGCTCCGGAGCTGGCCGACGCCCTGACCCGCGGCGCCCGGCGCCACCGGCTCGACGTCAACTCCCTCACCCTGGTCAAGGACGCCCTCGGACAGACGGAGGTCGCGGGCCGGGAGGGCCTTCTGGACGAGCCGCTGTGGTACTGGCCCAAGCGCTGACGCCCCGGGGCGCCGCACGGCGTCCGCCGCCGGCCCCGGGCCCGCGCGCCCGGTCCGGCGGGCGTACGGGGGTGTCCGCTAGACGGCCGGGGCCAGGCCGGCGGCGGTGCCGGTCAGTTCGTAGGCGTGGCCCGCGCGCAGCACCGTGGCGTCGCCGAACGGCTTCCCCATGAGCTGCATGCCGATCGGCATGCCCGCCGCGTCCCGGCCGACCGGGACGGTCAGCGAGGGGACCCCGGTGATGTCGGCCGGCGCCGACAGCCGTACGTACGCGTCCGAGACGCTCTCCACCTCACCGTCGCCCCAGGTCACGGTCGTTTGCCCGGCCTTCACGGCCGTGAGCGGCACGGTGGGCGCGGCGATCACGTCGACCGCCTCCAGCATCTCCAGCCAGGCCTGCCGCATGAGGGTGCGGGCGCGCTGGGCGCGGAGGTAGTCCCCCGCGCTCATGAGTTCGCCCGCCTCCAGGAGGACGCGGACGTCCGCCGCGTACAGATCGGGCACCGCCCGCAGCGTCCGCTCGTGGTACGCGGAGGCCTCGGGCACCATCAGGCCCCACTGCGTCGCCTGGATGTAGCGCGTCATCGGGATCTCGACCTCGACGAGGCGGGCGCCGAGCTCCTCCAGGCGGCCGATCGCCCGGCGGACGGACGCCTCGACCTCGGGGTTCACCCGGTCGAAGTAGTAGTTGCGCGGCACGCCGACCCGAAGGCCCGTCAGATCCGTGCCGGGGCCCGGTCGGTAGTCCACGGCCGGCGCCGGGACGGACGCGGGGTCGCGCGGATCGTGCCCGGCCAGGGCGGCCAGCACCAGCGCCGCGTCCTCCACGGTGCGGGTGAGGGGGCCCACGTGGTCGAGCGACCAGGCCAGCGAGGTCACGCCGTACCGGGGCACGAGGCCGTACGTCGGTTTCAGCCCGACCACCCCGTTGAGCGCGGCGGGCACCCGGATCGACCCGCCGGTGTCGGTCCCCAGGGCGAAGGCGGCCGCCCCCGCTGCCACGGCGACGGCCGAACCGCCGCTGGAGCCGCCGGCCACCCGCCCCAGGTCCCAGGCGTTGCTGGTCTGAGGGGTGGTCAGGCCGTAGGCGAACTCATGGGTGTGGGTCTTGCCGACGAACGCCACGCCGGCGTCGGCGAGCCGCGCGGCGACCGTGCTGTCCGCCTCCGCCCGGTGGTCCGTCCGCACCCGTGAGCTCGCCGTGGTGGGCATCCCGGCCACGTCGATGAGGTCCTTCAGCCCGGCGGGTATGCCGTGCAGCGGGCCCCGGAGGCCGCCACCGGCGATCTCGTCCTCCGCCTGCCGCGCCGCTCTTCGCGCGGGGCCCGCCGTCACCGTGGTGAAGGCCCGCAGGCGCGGCTCGACCCGCTCGATGCGCTCCAGCACCGAGTCGACCAGCTCGACCGGCGAGAGCCGCCGGGCGCGCACGGCCTCGGCCGCGTCGGCCACGGTCAGTTCATACGGCTGCATCGTGCTGCTCCCCTCCCGCGCGGTACGCGGTGGCAGGCGGTGTGTCGCCGAAGTCCAGCTCGCGCAGGACCGAGACGACGGAATGGATGTGGTCGGCGGTCGTCGCCACTTCCGCGTGCCGGTCCGGGGCCAGGGACAGTCCGGAGCGCGCGGCCCAGCGGGCGGCCTCGGGTGGAGTGAGATCTGCGGCGGACATGGGGCTGCCTTCCCTCGCGCTAAAGCTAACGGCTTGCGTTAGTCGAAGGTAGGGCCTACCGTCACTTAAAGCAAACCAATTGCTTTTGATGTCAAGTCCGGTCTCCTCCGACCGCTTTGGGCGCGCGAGGCGGCCCGGCCGGCACCGGCCTTCCGCAGCAGAAAGAAGTACGCCCCATGTGCACGACGCAGCCCACCGAGCCGGCCCCGGCCGGCACCGCCGCCCGCTGGACCGTCGGCGACATCACCGTCCACCGCGTCGACGAGATCCCGCTGCCGCCGGAGACCGGGCCGTGGCTGCTGCCGGCCGCCACCCCCGACGTGGTCACCGGACACGGCTGGCTGCGGCCCGACTTCGCCGGCCGGGACGGCGTCCTGCGCATCGACAGCCACAGCTTCGCGCTGGTCGTGGGCGGGCTGCGGGTGCTGGTCGACACCGGGGTCGGCAACGGCAAGACGAGGGCGAACCCGGCGTGGCACGACCTCCGCACCGACTACCTCGCGCGCCTCGCGGACGCCGGATTCACGCCCGGGAACGTCGATCTGGTGGTGCTCACCCATCTGCACGCCGATCACGTGGGATGGAACACCCGGAAGACCGGCGGCGTCTGGGTGCCGACCTTCCCCAACGCCCGCTACCTCACCTCGAAGGCGGAGTACGACTTCTGGGCCGCGTACGACATGGACGAGGCGCGGCGCGCCATGTTCCTCGACTCCGTCGTCCCCGTCGAGGAGGCGGGGCTGCTCGACCTCGTCGACGTACCGGAGGAGGGGATCGACGTGGCGGACGGTCTGCGTCTGGTGCCCGCTCCGGGCCACACCCCCGGACAGGTCGTCGTCCAGCTGAGCAGCGCGGGCGAGACGGCGCTCATCACCGGGGACTCCGTCCACCACCCCGTGCAGCTGGCGCGTCCGGGGATCGGCAGCTGCGTGGACATCGACCCCGTACGGGCGGAGGCGACCCGCCGCGCGCTGCTCGCCCGGCTCGCCGGGACCGGCGCGCTCGTCCTCGGCACGCACTTCCCCGCGCCGACCGCCGGCCGGGTGGTCGCCGAAGGGGACGGCTACCGGCTCGAAGCCGTGCCCGGCGTCAGCGAGTAGGGCCGAAGCCCGCCAGGGCGTCCTCCGCGAGCCGGCGCGCGTACGCGCCGGTGAGGCCGTCGGGGCGGAACAGGATGCGGTACATCATCGGCGCCACGACCCGGTCGATCACGGTCTCGGCGTCGGGGGCCTCCTCGCCGCGCTCCGCGGCACGGGCGAGCATGGCGCCGACCTGCCCGGCCGCGAAGTCCGAGCACTGTCCGGCGTTGTCGCCGTCGGGGTCGCCCAGCAGGGCGTCGCGGATGTAGGCCCGCCCCGTGGGCGCGGCCATCTCCTCCAGGAACTGCTCGGCCCAGTTCCGCAGGTCGTCCAGCAGGCGGCCGTGGTCCTCCGGGGGAGCCTCCGGGCGCAGGTGCTCGACGGCGACGTCCGAGAGCAGCTCCTGGAGGTCGCCCCAGCGGCGGTAGACCGTCGAAGGGGTGACGCCGGCGCGGGCCGCGACCATGGGAACCGTCAGCTCCGGGCGGCCGACCTCGGCCTGGAGCTCGCGCACGGCGGTGTGGACCGCCTGCTGGACCCGCGCGCTGCGACCTCCGGGGCGGACCATGGGTTTACGGCTCATGGGGCCCACCTTAAAGCAAAGTTCTTGCGTCATTGCCGGGGTGGTGGCGGGTCCGGTGGGGCGGCCGGGACGCCGCGGATTCCAGGCTTCCGGCTGCCGGACGTGTCCGGCGCGCCGGTCGCGCCGGCCGTGTCAGGTGGCGTCCAGCGCCGGGGCGATGACGGCGAAGGCGCGGTCGGTCAGCCCGGTGGGGTCCTCGGCCCCGTCGCTGCCGCTCCAGCGGTGCAGTACGGCGTCGAAGGCGTTCAGCGCCATCCCGGCGGCAAGGCGCGGATAGAGGTCGGTGCCGGGGTCGAGGTCCAGGCGCTGGGCCAGTTCGGCCGCCAGGTCGTCGCGCCACCGCGCCTGGTGCTCCAGGAAGCGCGCGTGCAGGGCGGGGGTGCGCAGGATCAGCCGGACGACCCGCAGTGCCCGGTCGGCGTGGTCGGAACAGGTGGTGAGGGGGACCCCGACCGCGTACCGCAGCGCCACCGAGGGACGCTCCCCGGCGGGACGGGACGCCAGCTCCGCCCGGATGTCGGCGCCCATGCCGGCCAGGAACTGGACGACGACGTCCTCCTTGGACGCGAAGTAGCGGAAGAACGTCCGCTTGGACACGCCGGCGGACGTCGCGATCTCGTCGATGGTGACCGCGTCGAACCCCCTCGACGCCAGGAGTTGCAGCGCTGCTTCGGTCAGCTCGTTCGAGACCAGTCGGCGTTTGCGCTCGGCCATGCTCACTTCGGGGCGGGAACTCACCCGACGATGGTAACGCCATGCCTTGTGTGGCACCAAGTAGCGTCTTGACACCGAGTGACACGAGCGGCAATGTGTGCCGCATGATGAAGCATCAGCGATGGACCGCCGAGCAGATTCCCGACCAGACCGACCGGGTGTTCCTCGTGACCGGAGCCAACAGCGGCCTCGGCCTCGCGACCACCCGGGCACTCGCCCGCCGGGGCGGGCACGTGATCCTCGCGGTGCGCGACAGGGAGAAGGGCCGCCGGGCGGTCGCCGGCATCACCGCCGGACAGCCGGACGCCAGCCTCGAAGTGCGCCGGCTCGACCTGGCCGACCTCGACTCGGTCCGGACCTTCGCCGACCGGCTGCGCGCCGACCACTCCCGGCTGGACGTGCTCGTCAACAACGCCGGTGTGATGGCGCCGCCCAGGTCGCTGAGCGCGCAGGGCCACGAGCTCCAGTTCGCCTGCAACCACCTCGGCCACTTCGCGCTCACCGGGCTGCTGCTCGACACGCTGGCCGCCGGGTACGACCCCCGCGTGGTCACGGTGAGCTCGGTCAACCACCGCAAGGCGCGCCTCCGCTGGGACGACCTCACCGGCGAGCGCGGCTACTCGCCCATGGGCTTCTACAACCAGTCGAAGTTCGCCAACGCCGTCTTCGGGCACGAACTCCACCTCCGGCTGACCCGGGCGGGCAGCCCGGTCCGCAGCGTGCTCGCCCACCCCGGCTACACCGCGACCAACCTCCAGACGAGCGCGCCGACCGGCCTGTGGCGGCTCGTCTTCGGCCGGATCGGCAACCCGCTGTTCGCTCAGACCCCGGCCGACGGCGCGCTGCCGCAGTTGTACGCCGCGACCGCCCCGGACGCGGAGGGCGGCCGGTTCTTCGGCCCGGACGGCACGGCCGAACTGCGCGGCGCCCCCACCCGGGTGGAGCTCGCCCCCGCCGCGGCCGACCCCGGGACCGGCAGGCGCCTGTGGGAGCTGTCGGAGCGCCTGACCGGCGTACGGTTCGCCCTTCCGGCCCTCATCTGACCGCGTGTCCGCCGGACTTCGGGGAACCGGGCGGCACGCGCCCCGTCGGGTGCGCGCGGGGCTTCACCGGTGTCACCGCCGGGCAGGAGCGTCCCATGACTGCCTTGCCGAAGGAGATCCGTGAACGGATCGAAGCCCCGGACATCTGGTACGTCGGCACGGTCGACGCCGACGGCGCGCCGCACGTGAGCCCGATGTGGGTGGGGGCCGAAGGGGACCTGCTCTTCTTCAACACCGCCGTCGGGCGGGTCAAGGAGCGCAACCTGCGCCGCGATCCGCGGGTGTGCCTGTCCCACACCAGCCGGGACGACCCGTACGACCGCGTCCAGATCCGCGGCCGGGCCGTCCGGTTCGTCGAGGGCCCGGAGGCCGACCGGAACATGGACCTGCTGGCGGCCGAGTACACCGGATCCGAGCGCTTCGAGTGGGGGATCCCGGGCGAGCGGCGGGTCGTCGTGCTGATCGAGCCGACGAAGGTGCGGCACGTGTCGGGCGTCGAACCCCTCCCGCCGGGCGCCCCCGGAGGGCGGGGGAGGGGCGACCGCCGTCACCCCGGGCCCTGACGCCGGTGCCCACGGCGCCCCGGCTCAGCCGGCCCCGTCGGCGAGGACCTGGCGGACGAGCGCCAGCAGGTCCGGGAGGGCCGGGTGCGCCGGGCCCTCGCGCCAGGCGAGGACGACGGGGACGGGCGGCGCGTCCACGAGCGGGCGGTAGACCAGCGAGGGGTGCATGTGGTTGCTCGGCGTGGCCGAGGTGGAGACCCCCAGGGCGCGGCCCGCGGCGATGGCGATGAGCCATTCGTCGGTGTTGGTCACCTCGACGGCCACCACGGGCCGGGCCGCCGGCGGCCACAGGTCCGTCGTCGTGGTGCCGGAGACGGTGTTGAGGACGATCGGACGGCCGGCGAGGTCCGCGAGGGTGATCCGGGGGAGAGCCGCCAGCGGGCTGTCCGCCGGCATGACCACCACCCGCTCCTCCGACAGCAGCGGCTCCGTGCGCAGCCCGGCCCCGGCGCCCGCGCCGCCGCGCAGCACGGCCGCGTCGACCTTGCCCTGGGTGAGGCCCGCCGTGCGGTCGTCGACGCGGAGCAGCTCCAGCGGGGTGCCGGGCCGCGTCCGGTCCCACCGGCGCAGCAGCGGGACGGTGTGGTCGCCGAGCGCCGCCCAGGTGTGGCCCAGGCGCAGCGGCCGGCTCCGCAGGCACCCGGGGTCGAGGGCGGCCTCGACGGCGGCGACCGCGGCGGCGGCCTTGTCGCGGAAGAGGCGGCCCTCGGCGGTCAGTTCGAGGTGGTGGGTGGAGCGGTCGACGAGCCGGGCGCCCAGGTGGTCCTCCAACTGCCGCAGGGTGCGCGAGAGCGCGGGCTGGCTCAGGTGGAGGCGGGCGGCGGCGCGGGTGACGCTGCCCGCCTCGGCGATGGCGAGGAAGGCGCGCAGGTGCCGCAGCTCGATGGTCATGCGTCGGAAGCATAACCGCCGGGGAAGCAGGCATTTCACGCCGCGTGGCCGGATCCCTAGCGTGGAGGGCATGACCTCCACGGTGCACACCTCGACCCCGGCGGCGGCCGCGCCCGCCGTACTTCGGCACACCGCCGGACCCGGCGGCCTCGGCGGCGTCGGCCTCGTCCTGGCCGGGACGGTGTCCGTCCAGTTCGGCTCCGCCTTCGCCGCGCTGCTGTTCCCCCGCGCCGGAGCGCTCGGCACGGTCGCACTGCGGGTGACGTTCGCCGCGCTCCTCCTGCTGGCCGTCGCCCGCCCCCGGCTCCGCGGGTACACGCGCGCCGACCGGACGCTGGTCGCCGCGTTCGGCCTGGCCCTCGGCGGCATGAACCTCCTCTTCTACCAGGCGATCGACCGCATCCCGCTCGGCGCGGCCGTCACCCTGGAGGTGCTCGGGCCCCTGCTGCTGTCGGTCGTCGTCTCGCGCCGCGCCGCCGGCCTGCTGTGGGCGGGGCTCGCGCTGGCGGGGGTCTGCCTGCTGGGCCGCGACGGCTTCGGCCGGCTCGACGCCGCCGGGGTGGCCTTCGCCCTGGGGGCCGGGGCGCTGTGGGCGGCGTACATCGTGCTCAACGCCCGTGCGGGCGCCCGCTTCCCGAGGCTGGACGGCCTGGCGATCGCGCTGGCCGTCGCCGCGCTGGTCAGCCTCCCGCTGGGCATCGGGGCCGCGGGCGGGACGCTGCTGGAACCGGGGGTGCTGGGCCTGGGCCTGGCGATCGCGGTGATGTCGTCGGGCGTGCCCTACACGCTGGAACTCCTCGCCCTGCGCCGGCTGCCCGCCGGGACGTTCGCCGTGCTGGCGAGCCTGGCACCGGCCGTCGCCGCGACGGCGGGCGCGCTGGTGCTGGACCAGGGGATGTCGCTGTCGCAGTGCGCCGCCGTGGCGATGGTGGTCGTCGCGAGCGCGGGCGCGGTGCGTACGGGCGGCCGCCGGACCGGGGCCGCGCCCGCCATGGACGCGGCATCCGGTACGACCGCCACGGCGGCCTGAACCCGGAAGTGGTGGATCCGCCCGGACGTGCCCGGCGCCGGTACGTCCCGCACCGAGGAGGGGTCGCGGCCCGGCCTCTTCAGCCGCGTCTTCAGGACGGTGTACGGGCGTCGCCCGCGCGAGCGGCGGCGGGCCTCCCACCGGCCGTACCCCCGGTCCGGTCCACCTGACCGGGGGTACCCGCGGGCGGCGGGGCGAGGGGCCGGCCGGTGGCTACGGCTCGATCGTCACCGGCTTCTCGGCGCGCAGGTCGCTGACGAAGCCGCCCTTGACGACGCGCAGCCAGTAGGAGTGCGCCCGGACGTCCGCCGGGATGCCGGCGCTGCGCTCCAGCTTGCGGTCCGCCGAGGTGGCGCCGGCCGGGACGTCCCGCTGGAAGGTGTAGGGGTGCCAGATGCCGATCTCGCTGCTGTAGAAGGGCTTGGTCTCCATCAGCGCGAGGAGGTCCGGACCGCCCTGCGTGGGCGTCCACTTGACGCGGACGGTGGCCGCGTCGAGGCGGTCGACGGACGTCACCGCCGGTGCCTTCGGGATCACCGAGGAGGCCGAGGGCCTGGCGTCGTCGCTGCGGATCGTCCGCGGCACGGAGGAGTCGTAGCCGTCGGGGTTGTCCAGCTTGCCCGTGACGCGGAGCGCGGTGGGGGCCTGGCTCTGCCCGCCCGCGCAGGCGTCGACCTGGGTGACCTTGCGCCATCCGTCGGAGAACCGCACGAAGTCCTCTTTCTGGACCGGCAGCTCGCGGACGGTGCCGCCGAAGACCCCGCTCACGGAGTAGACGTAGCGGGAGTCGTCGGAGCGGACCACCTGGTAGCTGCACCGGTCCACGGCGGCGGCGCGCGCCTCGACCGCCGCGCGGCGCGTCGAGGCGTCGGCGGCCGGCCCGGCGGCGGTGGACGAGGAGGCGGCTATGGCGGCGCCCGCGCCCGAGGCGAGGACCCCGAGGCTCAGCGCGCACGTGGCGACCGTGGTGGCGATACGAGAGGGCATGCATCCTCCGGTGGCATCCGGCGGCTCACGGGGAGCCGGCGAGTGGTGGGGTACGGGCCGGACTTGATCGCGAACACCGGCCAGGACGGGACAGTACAGGCAACTGACGTTCAAGAAGAAGTCAAAAACCGGCAAAGCGGTGACTTGGCGTCAGATCTGCGGAGGCCGGTCCGGCGCGGGGTGCGTGGCGCGCCGGGCGGTGGGCGATATTCCGCATGTGGTGCGGAAGATCCGGCCGAAGGGGGCGGGGCCGGCGGT from Streptomyces albireticuli carries:
- a CDS encoding AAA family ATPase encodes the protein MLTTLAVENYRSLRRLIVPLDRLNVVTGANGTGKSSLYRALRLLADSAQGGAVAALAREGGLPSTLWAGERRGPGRAEPVGLRLGFAGDEFGYAVDFGHPVPTAGGAGAPSMFNLDPEIKRECTWAGPVLRPAALLSDRSGPAVRTRTADGTWHSTVNGVRPYDSMLGALADPRLAPDLLRLREHLRSWRFYDHVRTDARAPARGARIGTRTPVLGHDGADLAAALQTIREIGDHTALDAAVDAAFPGSRVEIVSESGRFELRLRQPGLLRPLGAAELSDGTLRYLLWTAALLTPRPPALLVLNEPEASLHPDLLAPLAELVLTANRDTQIVVVTHAPELADALTRGARRHRLDVNSLTLVKDALGQTEVAGREGLLDEPLWYWPKR
- a CDS encoding amidase, producing MQPYELTVADAAEAVRARRLSPVELVDSVLERIERVEPRLRAFTTVTAGPARRAARQAEDEIAGGGLRGPLHGIPAGLKDLIDVAGMPTTASSRVRTDHRAEADSTVAARLADAGVAFVGKTHTHEFAYGLTTPQTSNAWDLGRVAGGSSGGSAVAVAAGAAAFALGTDTGGSIRVPAALNGVVGLKPTYGLVPRYGVTSLAWSLDHVGPLTRTVEDAALVLAALAGHDPRDPASVPAPAVDYRPGPGTDLTGLRVGVPRNYYFDRVNPEVEASVRRAIGRLEELGARLVEVEIPMTRYIQATQWGLMVPEASAYHERTLRAVPDLYAADVRVLLEAGELMSAGDYLRAQRARTLMRQAWLEMLEAVDVIAAPTVPLTAVKAGQTTVTWGDGEVESVSDAYVRLSAPADITGVPSLTVPVGRDAAGMPIGMQLMGKPFGDATVLRAGHAYELTGTAAGLAPAV
- a CDS encoding MBL fold metallo-hydrolase, coding for MCTTQPTEPAPAGTAARWTVGDITVHRVDEIPLPPETGPWLLPAATPDVVTGHGWLRPDFAGRDGVLRIDSHSFALVVGGLRVLVDTGVGNGKTRANPAWHDLRTDYLARLADAGFTPGNVDLVVLTHLHADHVGWNTRKTGGVWVPTFPNARYLTSKAEYDFWAAYDMDEARRAMFLDSVVPVEEAGLLDLVDVPEEGIDVADGLRLVPAPGHTPGQVVVQLSSAGETALITGDSVHHPVQLARPGIGSCVDIDPVRAEATRRALLARLAGTGALVLGTHFPAPTAGRVVAEGDGYRLEAVPGVSE
- a CDS encoding TetR/AcrR family transcriptional regulator, with the translated sequence MSRKPMVRPGGRSARVQQAVHTAVRELQAEVGRPELTVPMVAARAGVTPSTVYRRWGDLQELLSDVAVEHLRPEAPPEDHGRLLDDLRNWAEQFLEEMAAPTGRAYIRDALLGDPDGDNAGQCSDFAAGQVGAMLARAAERGEEAPDAETVIDRVVAPMMYRILFRPDGLTGAYARRLAEDALAGFGPTR
- a CDS encoding TetR family transcriptional regulator → MAERKRRLVSNELTEAALQLLASRGFDAVTIDEIATSAGVSKRTFFRYFASKEDVVVQFLAGMGADIRAELASRPAGERPSVALRYAVGVPLTTCSDHADRALRVVRLILRTPALHARFLEHQARWRDDLAAELAQRLDLDPGTDLYPRLAAGMALNAFDAVLHRWSGSDGAEDPTGLTDRAFAVIAPALDAT
- a CDS encoding oxidoreductase; the encoded protein is MMKHQRWTAEQIPDQTDRVFLVTGANSGLGLATTRALARRGGHVILAVRDREKGRRAVAGITAGQPDASLEVRRLDLADLDSVRTFADRLRADHSRLDVLVNNAGVMAPPRSLSAQGHELQFACNHLGHFALTGLLLDTLAAGYDPRVVTVSSVNHRKARLRWDDLTGERGYSPMGFYNQSKFANAVFGHELHLRLTRAGSPVRSVLAHPGYTATNLQTSAPTGLWRLVFGRIGNPLFAQTPADGALPQLYAATAPDAEGGRFFGPDGTAELRGAPTRVELAPAAADPGTGRRLWELSERLTGVRFALPALI
- a CDS encoding PPOX class F420-dependent oxidoreductase, with the protein product MTALPKEIRERIEAPDIWYVGTVDADGAPHVSPMWVGAEGDLLFFNTAVGRVKERNLRRDPRVCLSHTSRDDPYDRVQIRGRAVRFVEGPEADRNMDLLAAEYTGSERFEWGIPGERRVVVLIEPTKVRHVSGVEPLPPGAPGGRGRGDRRHPGP
- a CDS encoding LysR family transcriptional regulator produces the protein MTIELRHLRAFLAIAEAGSVTRAAARLHLSQPALSRTLRQLEDHLGARLVDRSTHHLELTAEGRLFRDKAAAAVAAVEAALDPGCLRSRPLRLGHTWAALGDHTVPLLRRWDRTRPGTPLELLRVDDRTAGLTQGKVDAAVLRGGAGAGAGLRTEPLLSEERVVVMPADSPLAALPRITLADLAGRPIVLNTVSGTTTTDLWPPAARPVVAVEVTNTDEWLIAIAAGRALGVSTSATPSNHMHPSLVYRPLVDAPPVPVVLAWREGPAHPALPDLLALVRQVLADGAG
- a CDS encoding EamA family transporter, coding for MTSTVHTSTPAAAAPAVLRHTAGPGGLGGVGLVLAGTVSVQFGSAFAALLFPRAGALGTVALRVTFAALLLLAVARPRLRGYTRADRTLVAAFGLALGGMNLLFYQAIDRIPLGAAVTLEVLGPLLLSVVVSRRAAGLLWAGLALAGVCLLGRDGFGRLDAAGVAFALGAGALWAAYIVLNARAGARFPRLDGLAIALAVAALVSLPLGIGAAGGTLLEPGVLGLGLAIAVMSSGVPYTLELLALRRLPAGTFAVLASLAPAVAATAGALVLDQGMSLSQCAAVAMVVVASAGAVRTGGRRTGAAPAMDAASGTTATAA